From Anopheles arabiensis isolate DONGOLA chromosome 3, AaraD3, whole genome shotgun sequence, a single genomic window includes:
- the LOC120899529 gene encoding aldo-keto reductase family 1 member B1-like, with protein sequence MASTVPFVTLNNGQKMPMLGLGTWGSPPGEVAQAVKDAIDIGYRHIDCAHVYQNEHEVGEGVKAKIDEGVVKREDLFITSKLWNTFHRPDLVEGACRTTLKNLGLDYIDLYLIHWPMAYREGPELFPQDENGKTAFSDVDYVDTYKALEKLVELGLTKSIGISNCNSKQVERVLAAATIKPVTNQIECHPYLTQSKLSPFCTERGMIVTAYSPLGSPNRPWAKPGDAQLMEDPKIVALAEKYNKTPAQILIRYQIQRGHVVIPKSVTKSRIASNFEVFDFELTKDDVAQIDTFDCNGRLVPITSAAGHPYHPFENEEF encoded by the exons ATGGCTTCGACCGTTCCCTTTGTGACGCTCAACAACGGGCAAAAGATGCCCATGCTCGGCCTGGGAACTTGGGGT TCTCCTCCGGGTGAGGTCGCCCAGGCGGTGAAGGATGCGATCGATATCGGCTACCGCCATATCGACTGTGCCCACGTGTACCAGAACGAGCACGAGGTGGGCGAAGGCGTGAAGGCCAAAATCGACGAGGGAGTCGTAAAGCGCGAGGACCTGTTCATTACCAGCAAGCTGTGGAACACGTTCCACCGGCCGGATCTGGTCGAGGGTGCATGCCGCACCACGCTGAAGAACCTCGGGCTGGACTACATCGATCTGTACCTGATTCACTGGCCGATGGCATATCGCGAGGGACCGGAATTGTTCCCCCAGGACGAGAACGGCAAGACGGCCTTCTCCGATGTGGACTACGTGGATACGTACAAAGCGCTGGAGAAGCTGGTGGAGCTCGGACTGACCAAGAGCATCGGCATCTCGAACTGCAACTCCAAGCAGGTGGAGCGTGTACTGGCGGCAGCCACCATCAAACCCGTTACCAATCAGATTGAGTGCCATCCGTATCTGACGCAGTCGAAACTGTCACCGTTCTGTACGGAGCGTGGTATGATCGTTACCGCGTACAGTCCGCTCGGATCGCCGAACCGCCCCTGGGCTAAGCCGGGCGATGCGCAGCTGATGGAAGATCCGAAGATTGTGGCGCTGGCGGAGAAGTACAACAAAACGCCGGCCCAGATTCTGATCCGCTACCAGATCCAGCGCGGCCACGTAGTTATCCCGAAGTCGGTGACCAAGTCGCGCATTGCCTCCAACTTTGAGGTGTTTGATTTCGAGCTAACGAAGGACGATGTGGCACAGATCGATACGTTCGACTGCAATGGGCGGTTGGTGCCTATTACGAG TGCTGCTGGACATCCGTATCATCCGTTCGAAAACGAGGAGTTCTAA
- the LOC120899526 gene encoding aldo-keto reductase family 1 member B1-like, producing MTCNVVPNAIFKNGNSIPMFGLGTWNSPPGQVAQAVKDAIDVGYRHIDCAHVYQNEHEVGEGIAAKIAEGVVKREDLFVTSKLWNTFHRPDLVEGACKTTLQNLKLDYLDLYLIHWPVGYQEGTELFPMGPDGKTFLFSDADYVDTWPEMEKLVDAGLVRNIGVSNFNAKQVQRVLDVARIPPATNQIECHPYLHQSKITSFCAEKGIIVTAYSPLGSPARPWVKADDPVLMDDATVGQLAKKHGKSAAQILIRYQIQLGHVVIPKSVTKERIASNFDVFSFQLDEDDMKQLAGLERNGRICPESSAFGHPHHPFEKEE from the exons ATGACTTGCAATGTCGTACCGAATGCAATCTTCAAGAATGGTAACAGCATTCCCATGTTTGGACTAGGCACCTGGAAC TCTCCCCCGGGACAGGTGGCGCAGGCGGTAAAGGACGCGATTGACGTCGGCTATCGGCACATTGACTGTGCCCACGTCTACCAGAACGAGCATGAGGTGGGCGAAGGAATTGCGGCCAAAATTGCGGAAGGTGTTGTGAAGAG AGAGGATCTCTTTGTGACGAGCAAACTGTGGAACACGTTCCATCGGCCCGATCTAGTCGAGGGCGCTTGTAAGACGACGCTGCAGAACCTTAAGCTGGACTATCTCGACCTCTACCTGATCCACTGGCCGGTGGGTTACCAGGAAGGTACGGAGCTCTTCCCGATGGGACCGGATGGGAAGACGTTCCTCTTTTCCGACGCCGATTACGTCGACACCTGGCCCGAGATGGAAAAGCTCGTTGATGCTGGTCTGGTGCGCAACATTGGAGTGTCGAATTTCAATGCCAAACAGGTGCAGCGCGTGCTGGACGTTGCACGCATCCCACCCGCCACCAACCAGATCGAGTGCCATCCTTATCTGCACCAGTCGAAAATTACTTCATTCTGTGCGGAGAAGGGCATCATCGTTACCGCGTACAGTCCGCTCGGTTCGCCGGCCCGACCCTGGGTTAAGGCGGACGATCCGGTACTGATGGACGATGCTACGGTTGGCCAGCTGGCGAAGAAGCATGGCAAGAGTGCGGCACAGATCTTGATCCGCTACCAGATCCAGCTGGGTCACGTCGTTATTCCCAAGTCGGTTACCAAGGAACGCATTGCGTCGAACTTTGATGTGTTTAGCTTCCAGCTGGACGAGGATGATATGAAGCAGTTGGCGGGGTTGGAGCGTAATGGACGTATTTGTCCGGAATCGAGCGCTTTCGGACATCCGCATCATCCGTTCGAGAAGGAAGAGTAA
- the LOC120899530 gene encoding prostaglandin F synthase 1-like: MDAKATLVTLNNGKKMPVLGLGTYNLRGQNCVDAVKTAIDAGYRHIDTASLYQNEAEVGQAIREKIADGTIKREDIFLTTKLWNTSHEPAQVREAFDASLSKLNVDYVDLYLMHSPIGATVDSNGTTVLTDVDYVTTWKAMEQLLDTGLVRSLGVSNFNSEQLRRVLENGSVTPVTNQVKCHVRLNQKKLIKFCKDRNVIVTAYSPLYRPGSTLGPEDGKSSKHPMEDARVVEIAERYKKTPAQVLLRYLVDIGTVPIPKSGNSERIRQNLNIFDFALTPAEVVTLDALNTGERLVKFEMGLAHPFYPFEAEF; encoded by the exons ATGGACGCGAAAGCGACACTAGTGACCCTGAACAATGGGAAAAAGATGCCCGTGCTTGGGCTGGGTACCTACAAT CTCCGGGGACAAAACTGTGTCGATGCGGTAAAAACAGCAATCGATGCTGGCTATCGGCACATCGATACGGCTTCGCTGTACCAGAACGAGGCAGAAGTTGGGCAAGCGATAAGGGAAAAGATTGCCGATGGTACCATCAAGCGGGAGGACATTTTCCTTACCACTAAG CTCTGGAATACATCGCACGAACCGGCCCAAGTGCGCGAAGCGTTCGATGCCTCACTCTCCAAACTCAACGTGGACTACGTGGATCTGTACCTGATGCACAGCCCGATCGGTGCTACGGTGGACTCGAACGGCACTACCGTTCTTACCGACGTAGATTACGTCACCACGTGGAAAGCAATGGAGCAACTGCTCGATACGGGGCTCGTTCGCAGCCTGGGAGTTTCCAACTTCAATTCCGAACAGTTGCGCCGTGTTCTGGAGAACGGTTCGGTGACCCCGGTAACCAATCAGGTCAAGTGTCACGTACGCTTGAATCAGAAAAAGTTGATCAAATTCTGCAAAGATCGTAACGTGATCGTAACCGCGTACAGCCCACTGTACCGGCCGGGCAGTACGCTCGGTCCGGAAGACGGGAAAAGCTCCAAACATCCAATGGAAGACGCGCGGGTTGTAGAAATTGCGGAGCGCTACAAGAAAACTCCAGCCCAGGTACTGTTGCGCTATCTGGTCGATATCGGTACGGTGCCGATTCCAAAGTCGGGCAACTCGGAACGTATTCGGCAGAACTTGAACATCTTTGACTTTGCACTGACGCCGGCAGAGGTCGTTACGCTCGATGCGCTCAACACGGGCGAGCGGTTGGTGAAGTTTGAGATGGGATTGGCCCATCCGTTCTATCCATTTGAAGCGGAATTTTAA
- the LOC120899527 gene encoding 1,5-anhydro-D-fructose reductase-like gives MSTQVPTVRFSNGYEIPVVGYGTYLAQKGQCVELVKKAIDLGYRHIDTAFLYENEVEIGQAIRDKIAEGVIRREDVFVTTKLWNTFHDPQHVEEAFRRSFDMLDIGYIDLFLMHSPMGVQFAGYEYADMQPKDAAGNMLLSDVDYVETWKAMEKLVTSGGRVRSIGLSNFNSEQIERILQIATVTPVNNQVEANPGYDQRKLIAFCQARGITVTAYGPMGRPHRTTYGNRNALDDAKVLEIGRKYGKTGGQVILRYLIDIGTIPIPYSTNEERMRQNIDVCDFKLTGEEIEYLASFHSARTIPFLPLKSHKYYPFDIEF, from the exons ATGTCAACACAAGTGCCGACGGTTCGCTTTAGCAATGGGTACGAAATCCCGGTCGTCGGATACGGGACATATTTG GCTCAAAAAGGCCAGTGCGTTGAGCTGGTAAAGAAAGCGATCGACCTCGGCTACCGGCACATCGACACCGCCTTCCTGTACGAGAATGAGGTCGAGATTGGGCAGGCGATACGGGACAAGATAGCGGAGGGTGTGATCCGCCGGGAGGACGTGTTCGTGACGACCAAGCTGTGGAACACGTTTCACGATCCGCAGCACGTCGAGGAAGCGTTCCGCCGTTCGTTCGACATGCTCGACATAGGGTACATCGACCTCTTCCTGATGCACTCACCGATGGGAGTACAATTCGCCGGGTACGAGTATGCGGACATGCAACCGAAGGATGCCGCCGGCAATATGCTCCTCTCCGACGTGGACTACGTCgagacgtggaaagcgatggAAAAGTTGGTCACTTCGGGCGGGCGGGTACGCAGCATCGGACTGTCCAACTTTAACAGCGAGCAAATCGAGCGCATTCTCCAGATAGCTACGGTGACACCGGTCAACAATCAGGTGGAAGCCAACCCGGGCTACGATCAGCGGAAGCTGATTGCGTTCTGCCAGGCACGGGGCATCACGGTGACGGCGTACGGGCCGATGGGACGACCGCACCGCACGACGTACGGCAACCGGAATGCGCTCGACGACGCGAAGGTGCTGGAAATTGGGCGCAAGTATGGCAAAACGGGCGGTCAGGTGATACTGCGCTATTTG ATTGACATCGGAACCATCCCTATTCCGTACTCGACGAACGAGGAACGCATGCGGCAAAACATCGACGTGTGTGACTTCAAGCTAACGGGCGAGGAAATTGAATATCTGGCCTCGTTCCATTCGGCCCGCACAATACCATTTTTGCCACTCAAGTCCCACAAGTACTATCCGTTCGATATAGAATTTTAA
- the LOC120899525 gene encoding 1,5-anhydro-D-fructose reductase, with product MAPKIPSVRLNNGLEMPVLGLGTYLATEEEGIAAVKMAIDEGYRHIDTAYFYQNENQVGQAVRAKIAEGLIKREDVFIVTKVWNTYHAPEHVAEACQRSLDNLGLGYIDLFLIHWPMGWKFCGWTGDDLLPMNANGKSIDSDVDYLDTWKAMESLVKEGKVKSIGVSNFNSEQLTRLLANCEIKPVTNQVECNPGINQRKLIKFCRQRDIVITAYSPLGRPNMADPVVGTAGIPKHALDDPRVIAIGQKYGKSAGQVVLRYLVELGTLPIPKSSKLERIRQNIDIFDFSLTEEEIKVMDGFNTGGRTVPFLFSSEHKYFPFKLEY from the exons ATGGCCCCAAAAATTCCATCTGTTCGGCTCAACAATGGCCTTGAGATGCCCGTTCTAGGGCTTGGCACGTACTTG GCCACCGAAGAGGAAGGCATCGCAGCGGTAAAGATGGCCATAGACGAGGGTTATCGCCACATCGATACGGCGTACTTCTATCAGAACGAGAACCAGGTCGGGCAGGCGGTGCGGGCCAAAATCGCGGAAGGGCTGATCAAGCGGGAAGATGTGTTCATCGTTACGAAG GTTTGGAACACCTACCACGCCCCGGAACATGTGGCCGAAGCGTGCCAGCGCTCGCTCGACAATCTCGGCCTGGGCTATATCGATCTGTTCCTCATCCACTGGCCGATGGGCTGGAAGTTCTGCGGCTGGACCGGGGACGATCTGCTGCCGATGAACGCGAACGGCAAATCGATCGATTCCGACGTCGACTATCTCGACACGTGGAAAGCGATGGAATCGCTGGTGAAGGAGGGCAAGGTAAAGAGCATCGGCGTGTCGAACTTTAACAGCGAGCAGCTGACGCGTCTGCTGGCGAACTGCGAGATCAAACCGGTGACGAATCAGGTTGAGTGTAATCCGGGCATCAATCAGCGCAAGCTGATCAAGTTCTGCCGGCAGCGCGACATTGTCATTACGGCGTACAGTCCGCTCGGTAGGCCAAATATGGCCGATCCGGTCGTCGGTACGGCGGGCATTCCGAAGCACGCGCTGGACGATCCGCGTGTGATTGCGATTGGCCAGAAGTATGGCAAAAGTGCGGGCCAGGTGGTGCTGCGGTATCTGGTCGAGCTGGGCACGCTGCCGATCCCGAAATCGTCCAAGCTGGAGCGCATCCGGCAAAACATTGACATCTTTGACTTTAGCCTGACCGAGGAGGAGATTAAGGTGATGGACGGGTTCAACACAGGCGGCCGGACGGTGCCGTTTCTCTTCAGCAGCGAGCACAAGTACTTCCCGTTCAAGCTGGAGTACTGA
- the LOC120899531 gene encoding peroxiredoxin 1, producing MPVPELQKPAPAFSGTAVVNGEFKEIRLSDYLGKYVVLFFYPLDFTFVCPTEIVAFSDRADEFHEKKCQVIACSTDSHFTHLAWINTPRKQGGLGELKIPLLADKSMKIARDYGVLQEESGVPFRGLFIIDDKGNLRQVTVNDLPVGRSVDETLRLVEAFRYTDEFGEVCPANWKPGSKTMVADPHKSKDYFNAVN from the coding sequence ATGCCAGTGCCGGAGCTCCAGAAACCCGCGCCCGCATTCAGCGGTACCGCCGTCGTGAACGGTGAGTTCAAGGAAATCCGCCTGTCGGACTACCTCGGCAAGTACGTGGTGCTGTTCTTCTACCCGCTCGACTTTACCTTCGTCTGCCCGACGGAAATCGTCGCCTTCTCCGACCGGGCGGACGAGTTCCACGAGAAGAAGTGCCAGGTGATCGCCTGCTCTACGGACAGCCACTTCACTCATCTGGCGTGGATCAACACGCCCCGCAAGCAGGGTGGGCTGGGCGAGCTGAAGATCCCGCTGCTGGCGGACAAGTCGATGAAGATCGCGCGCGACTACGGCGTGCTGCAGGAGGAGTCGGGCGTCCCGTTCCGCGGCCTGTTCATCATCGACGACAAGGGCAACCTGCGCCAGGTGACGGTGAACGATCTGCCGGTCGGACGCAGCGTGGACGAGACGCTGCGCCTGGTGGAGGCGTTCCGCTACACCGATGAATTCGGCGAGGTGTGCCCGGCCAACTGGAAGCCTGGCAGCAAGACGATGGTGGCCGATCCGCACAAGTCGAAGGATTACTTCAATGCCGTCAACTAA
- the LOC120899523 gene encoding serine/threonine-protein kinase PITSLRE — MSDAEQSEDGQVMSGVELSPSDDEETTDSLDIKPPQASSTYYGMSKRKDRKGKDRRHAKDHLRHHMMMEREGDRDRDRGGERRVDRGSNRMEREHYYREREHHAASGREQHRHAGQGQGSSSRSGSGRDRSGSGRETSSRDKHHSSRYEMNPFYGEMRETYHSKRERDRDRGEREHRGERTDREREREREYNEKQQRRAEEKATDPEKIMEDLRTRLLHKKNRRDSKRGTDGGRDRDREAEQMHAEEEEYYAEKRERRREQHLHRRYREEEQANEGAARERTRHHDADRRRHAGEVVEVLESPDHSHYHQQKTSSAPRTAEEKEQEERRAKLLEADREMLRRKELAREELEARRLRKEEERGRGIETESEEDTDEEDDGEMEEEEEEEEEERPSYEDDDVEMVPEEDRTRRAADERGTKRRGERGRERKRHHRNRHASSHSHTSSSHGSEEDERDEEHPPGSPLSVGDLAKSDRRHSGSFNSQSRSPTNSRSGSESGSRSRSRSPRRHRRHEGRDSRSPSSRSRSREEESRKRSTGGGGGDDEGKGEEGKASGEAKPAVGEEESKEVEVKDTLPPYYPGIQGCRSVEEFLCLNRIEEGTYGVVYRAKDKRTEEIVALKRLKMEKEKEGFPITSLREINTLLKGQHPNIVTVREIVVGSNMDKIFIVMDYVEHDLKSLMETMKHKKQVFLPGEVKCLTQQLLRAVAHLHDNWILHRDLKTSNLLLSHKGILKVGDFGLAREYGSPLKPYTSIVVTLWYRAPELLLCCKEYSTPIDIWSVGCIFAEFLSMAALFPGKTEIDQLNRIFKDLGTPNEKIWPGYNELPAVQKMTFTEYPVSNLRKKFAHLTSELGISLLQGLLTFDPKQRLTAEAALQHNYFKELPLPIDPAMFPTWPAKSELGLKKALASSPKPPSGGGEFKKLGDDAVPDNAGFHLGGTTYAESRQLAMGPGFSLKF; from the exons atgAGTGATGCCGAACAGAGCGAAGATGGACAAGTGATGAGCGGCGTCGAGCTGAGCCCATCGGACGACGAGGAAACGACCGACTCGCTGGACATCAAACCACCGCAGGCGAGCAGCACCTACTATGGCATGAGCAAGCGCAAGGACAGGAAGGGGAAGGATCGACGGCACGCCAAGGACCATCTGCGCCATCACATGATGATGGAGCGGGAAGGTGACCGCGACCGGGACCGTGGCGGCGAACGGCGCGTTGACCGTGGAAGCAATCGGATGGAGCGGGAGCACTACTACCGCGAGCGGGAGCATCATGCAGCCAGCGGTCGTGAGCAGCACCGACACGCAGGGCAGGGGCAGGGCTCTTCATCGCGCTCGGGAAGTGGACGGGATCGAAGCGGCAGCGGCAGAGAAACCAGCTCCCGAGACAAACATCACTCGTCGCGGTACGAAATGAACCCATTCTACGGGGAAATGCGTGAAACGTATCACAGCAAGCGGGAACGGGACCGGGACCGCGGTGAGCGGGAGCACCGGGGCGAGCGCACCGACCGAGAAAGGGAGCGTGAGCGAGAGTACAACGAAAAGCAGCAGCGCCGGGCGGAAGAAAAAGCGACCGATCCGGAGAAAATCATGGAAGATCTGCGTACCCGGCTGTTGCACAAAAAGAACCGGCGGGACTCGAAGCGTGGCACGGATGGAGGCCGCGACCGTGACCGGGAGGCAGAACAGATGCacgcggaggaggaggaataCTATGCGGAGAAGAGGGAACGCCGCCGGGAGCAGCATCTGCATCGCCGGTACCGCGAGGAGGAGCAAGCAAATGAAGGAGCCGCGAGGGAACGCACACGACACCATGACGCCGATCGTCGGCGACATGCCGGGGAGGTGGTGGAAGTGCTGGAAAGCCCCGATCACTCCCACTACCACCAGCAGAAAACGTCGAGTGCACCCCGCACGGCGGAGGaaaaggagcaggaggagcgTCGGGCGAAGCTGCTGGAAGCGGACCGGGAGATGCTCCGCCGGAAGGAGCTGGCACGGGAAGAGCTGGAAGCAAGGCGGCTGCGCAAGGAGGAGGAGcgtggcaggggcatcgagaCGGAATCGGAGGAAGACaccgacgaggaggacgacggGGAGAtggaagaagaggaggaagaagaggaagaggagcgCCCGTCGTACGAGGACGATGACGTTGAGATGGTGCCGGAAGAGGACCGCACACGAAGAGCCGCTGACGAGCGGGGTACGAAGCGTCGAGGCGAACGGGGCAGAGAACGAAAGCGTCACCACCGGAATCGACATGCGTcctctcactcacacaccagCTCATCGCACGGTTCGGAGGAGGACGAACGGGACGAAGAGCATCCACCGGGAAGTCCGCTTTCGGTGGGCGATTTGGCAAAATCGGATCGTCGCCATTCCGGCTCGTTCAACTCCCAGTCCCGATCGCCAACGAACTCACGTTCGGGTTCGGAATCGGGTTCACGAAGTCGTTCGCGAAGTCCTCGGCGGCACCGTCGGCACGAGGGACGTGATAGTCGCAGTCCAAGTAGTCGCAGCCGCTCGAGAGAAGAAGAGTCAAGAAAGCGTTCAACTGGCGGCGGTGGAGGTGATGATGAGGGAAAGGGCGAGGAAGGAAAAGCGTCCGGCGAAGCAAAACCAGCGGTCGGTGAGGAGGAATCGAAAGAGGTGGAGGTTAAGGATACACTTCCACCGTACTATCCGGGCATACAGGGTTGCCGCTCGGTGGAGGAATTCCTCTGTCTCAATCGCATCGAAGAAGGCACGTACGGTGTGGTGTACCGGGCGAAGGACAAACGCACCGAAGAGATTGTCGCCCTGAAGCGGCTAAAGatggagaaggaaaaggagggctTCCCCATTACGTCCCTTCGGGAGATTAACACACTGCTCAAGGGGCAGCACCCGAACATTGTGACCGTGCGGGAGATTGTGGTCGGCAGCAACATGGACAAAATCTTCATCGTGATGGATTACGTCGAGCACGATCTGAAGTCACTGATGGAAACGATGAAGCACAAGAAGCAGGTCTTTCTCCCCGGCGAGGTCAAATGTCTAACGCAGCAGCTGCTCCGGGCCGTCGCCCACCTGCACGACAACTGGATCCTGCACCGGGATCTGAAAACGTCCAATCTGCTCCTGTCCCACAAAGGCATCCTGAAGGTGGGTGATTTCGGGCTCGCCCGCGAGTACGGTTCCCCCCTCAAACCGTACACCTCGATCGTCGTTACGCTCTGGTACCGGGCGCCCGAACTGCTGCTCTGCTGCAAGGAATACTCCACCCCCATCGACATCTGGTCGGTCGGTTGCATCTTTGCGGAGTTTCTCTCGATGGCGGCACTCTTCCCGGGCAAGACGGAAATCGATCAGCTGAACCGCATCTTCAAGGATTTGGGCACGCCGAACGAAAAGATCTGGCCGGGCTACAACGAGCTGCCGGCCGTACAGAAAATGACCTTCACCGAGTATCCGGTGTCGAACTTGAGGAAGAAGTTCGCCCACCTTACGAGCGAGCTGGGCATTTCGCTGCTCCAAGGCCTGCTGACGTTCGATCCGAAGCAACGGCTGACGGCGGAGGCGGCCCTGCAGCACAACTACTTCAAGGAGCTGCCGCTGCCGATCGATCCGGCCATGTTCCCCACCTGGCCGGCCAAGAGTGAGCTCGGGCTGAAGAAAGCGCTCGCCTCGAGCCCCAAGCCGCCGAGCGGTGGTGGAGAGTTTAAAAAGCTG GGCGATGATGCCGTGCCGGACAATGCAGGCTTTCATCTTGGCGGCACGACGTACGCGGAATCGCGCCAGCTTGCCATGGGACCAGGGTTTAGCCTGAAATTCTGA
- the LOC120900665 gene encoding distal membrane-arm assembly complex protein 2, translating into MYKLVRSTTTRLSTLNRASVHRGPTNDVPPAIGPTPDLDPEISKKIQEDKKRLQWRTPYSDRPDSFYSAFKLFASENRNSELVEKMQQPIDLSPSAILEWWQKRRTTIEAHMQKFIPERHATLGDDIATAHFIVHRGGSVRFRGSDKWIQKDEDDEYDLPRHHIPGMVLEEVRCDGMTLFYEGMENIQKLLRLKHLSFEKVARFDDWYLDRISGNVLPSLERLNLRGTAVTHRGLNCLYRLPCLKVLLVDDPEKDIHWKLTVAMLEEWNPNLRVVASD; encoded by the exons ATGTACAAGCTAGTcagaagcaccaccacccgacTGTCCACCCTGAACCGGGCCAGCGTTCACAGAGGCCCCACAAACGATGTGCCTCCGGCCATCGGCCCCACTCCCGATCTCGATCCGGAAATCAGCAAAAAGATACAGGAAGACAAAAAGCGTCTCCAGTGGCGCACACCGTACTCTGATCGGCCGGACAGCTTCTACAGCGCGTTCAAACTGTTCGCGTCGGAAAACCGTAACTCTGAGCTGGTGGAAAAGATGCAACAACCGATCGACCTCTCGCCGTCGGCCATCCTGGAATGGTGGCAGAAGCGTCGCACCACCATCGAGGCGCACATGCAAAAGTTTATCCCGGAGCGGCATGCCACCCTCGGGGACGACATTGCCACGGCACATTTTATCGTGCATCGGGGCGGATCCGTGCG ATTCCGCGGAAGTGACAAATGGATTCAGaaagacgaagacgacgagTACGACTTACCGCGGCACCACATCCCGGGCATGGTGCTGGAGGAGGTACGCTGCGACGGCATGACGCTCTTCTACGAAGGCATGGAAAACATCCAAAAGCTGCTCCGGCTGAAGCATCTGTCGTTCGAGAAGGTGGCACGGTTTGATGATTGGTATCTGGATCGGATCTCCGGCAACGTGCTGCCCTCGCTGGAGCGGCTGAACTTGCGCGGGACGGCCGTTACCCACCGGGGGCTGAATTGTTTGTACCGTTTGCCCTGCTTGAAGGTGCTGCTGGTCGACGATCCGGAAAAGGACATACACTGGAAGCTGACGGTGGCCATGCTAGAGGAATGGAATCCTAATCTGCGTGTCGTGGCGAGTGATTGA